From Cydia pomonella isolate Wapato2018A chromosome 26, ilCydPomo1, whole genome shotgun sequence, one genomic window encodes:
- the LOC133532109 gene encoding synaptic vesicle glycoprotein 2A-like isoform X1 produces MAEKQACLVRARSDSDSPKSFGSIARTMAYTEDRLTDGSGEPGAVSMTVNPPEPMDNESGELIDYSDTSALDQFHEDALRQAGCGIAQLKVYLACSLALAGATLELSAVPFVLPSCEIELCILPHEKNWLVLISLVGGSLGGAGWGALGGRLGRRRALLSALAVNAVFAAVAAFMPTYGTFMMARFCSAIGSGGLVPTCYAYCHELSPRPPRRRLLAALVAAHGVGALLAAALAHAVLPPTGADALLDDKEHFSAWHRYLLLCTLPILASLVSLIWAQESPRYLLDVGREVDAMLVYQSIHSSNQAGWCVSGAAECRPGALQLPPKRPAALHYVRHTVKMFWQAYFQLFSSAYRNTTFSLGGVMLFSMAIQFFLASHIPSAVLSIENQEFEASKVIIENTTYENRHFNETLENVEYRNVTFNKCTFRDMMLSHVAFRNCSFFDVAFSNIKTSYAYFTGSLFVNTTIIDTDITVGREIDAWSELRHSTVRGMRLACLREAPLTWRLAGALREQAHAALATILAGLFAAIFAPTLALSGKFSPKVILCAICVLLSPSIYVVQSETALYVVEAVYRVFLTLVFYIACVGIVDSYPANLRCTAHGLIMSVAYMGGAIVRGLWAAPPAAAAVLCAVCAVAAAASAARVR; encoded by the exons ATGGCGGAGAAACAGGCGTGCCTCGTGCGCGCTCGCTCTGACTCCGACTCGCCCAAGAGCTTTGGGTCCATAGCTCGCACCATGGCTTACACAGAGGACAGACTGACTG acGGATCAGGTGAGCCGGGTGCAGTCAGCATGACTGTCAATCCACCAGAACCCATGGACAATGAGAGTGGAGAGCTCATAGACTACAGCGACACCAGCGCCTTAGACCAGTTCCACGAGGACGCGCTGCGACAG GCCGGCTGCGGTATAGCCCAACTGAAGGTGTATCTAGCATGCAGCCTCGCGCTCGCCGGCGCGACCTTGGAACTTTCGGCGGTGCCCTTCGTGCTACCCTCGTGTGAGATCGAGCTGTGCATACTGCCACACGAGAAGAATTGGCTTG TGCTGATCAGCCTGGTGGGCGGGTCGCTGGGCGGCGCGGGCTGGGGCGCGCTGGGCGGGCGGCTGGGCCGGCGCCGCGCGCTGCTGTCGGCGCTGGCCGTCAACGCCGTGTTCGCCGCCGTGGCCGCCTTCATGCCCACCTACGGCACCTTCATGATGGCCCG ATTCTGCTCGGCCATTGGTTCAGGGGGGCTGGTGCCGACGTGCTACGCCTACTGCCACGAGCTGTCcccgcggccgccgcgccgccgcctgCTGGCCGCGCTGGTGGCGGCGCACGGCGTGGGCGCCCTGCTGGCGGCTGCCCTCGCACATGCTGTGCTACCACCGACTGGAGCTGATGCTTTGTTAGACGATAAGGAGCATTTCTCTGCGTGGCACAG gtatttgCTGTTGTGTACGTTGCCAATCCTCGCATCGCTCGTGTCTCTGATATGGGCGCAAGAATCGCCGCGGTACTTGCTCGATGTCGGCAGGGAAGTTGACGCCATGCTCGTTTATCAG AGCATCCACAGCAGCAACCAGGCGGGCTGGTGCGTGTCGGGCGCGGCGGAGTGCCGGCCCGGGGCGCTGCAGCTGCCTCCGAAACGACCCGCCGCGCTTCACTACGTGCGCCACACCGTCAAGATG TTCTGGCAAGCCTACTTCCAGCTGTTTTCGAGTGCGTACAGAAACACTACGTTTTCTCTCGGCGGGGTGATGCTCTTCTCCATGGCTATTCAG TTCTTCCTAGCCTCACACATACCTTCAGCCGTCCTGTCCATCGAGAACCAAGAATTCGAAGCGTCGAAAGTAATAATCGAAAACACGACATACGAGAACCGGCACTTCAACGAGACGCTCGAAAACGTCGAATATCGGAACGTGACGTTCAATAAATGCACGTTCAGAGATATGATGCTATCACACGTGGCGTTTAGGAACTGTTCGTTCTTCGATGTGGCGTTTTCTAATATCAAGACCTCTTATGCGTACTTCACTGGCTCGCTGTTTGTTAATACTAC CATAATTGACACAGACATAACAGTGGGGCGCGAGATCGACGCGTGGTCCGAGCTGCGCCACTCCACCGTGCGCGGCATGCGCCTCGCCTGCCTGCGCGAGGCGCCGCTCACGTGGCGCCTCGCCGGCGCGCTGAGGGAACAGGCCCACGCGGCGCTAGCTACTATATTAGCTGGCTTATTTGCCGCTATTTTTGCCCCTACGCTGGCTTTAAGCGGGAAATTTTCACCTaaag tgatCCTTTGCGCGATATGTGTCTTGCTGTCTCCCTCTATATACGTGGTGcagagcgagacagcgctatacGTGGTGGAGGCCGTATACAGGGTGTTCCTGACTCTGGTGTTCTACATAGCTTGCGTGGGGATCGTGGACTCATATCCTGCTAATTTGAG ATGCACAGCCCACGGGCTAATAATGTCGGTGGCGTACATGGGCGGAGCAATAGTGCGGGGGCTGTgggccgcgccgcccgccgccgccgccgtcttGTGCGCCGTCTGTgctgtcgccgccgccgccagcgcggccCGCGTCAGATAG
- the LOC133532109 gene encoding synaptic vesicle glycoprotein 2A-like isoform X2, translated as MAEKQACLVRARSDSDSPKSFGSIARTMAYTEDRLTDGSGEPGAVSMTVNPPEPMDNESGELIDYSDTSALDQFHEDALRQAGCGIAQLKVYLACSLALAGATLELSAVPFVLPSCEIELCILPHEKNWLVLISLVGGSLGGAGWGALGGRLGRRRALLSALAVNAVFAAVAAFMPTYGTFMMARFCSAIGSGGLVPTCYAYCHELSPRPPRRRLLAALVAAHGVGALLAAALAHAVLPPTGADALLDDKEHFSAWHRYLLLCTLPILASLVSLIWAQESPRYLLDVGREVDAMLVYQSIHSSNQAGWCVSGAAECRPGALQLPPKRPAALHYVRHTVKMFWQAYFQLFSSAYRNTTFSLGGVMLFSMAIQFFLASHIPSAVLSIENQEFEASKVIIENTTYENRHFNETLENVEYRNVTFNKCTFRDMMLSHVAFRNCSFFDVAFSNIKTSYAYFTGSLFVNTTIIDTDITVGREIDAWSELRHSTVRGMRLACLREAPLTWRLAGALREQAHAALATILAGLFAAIFAPTLALSGKFSPKVILCAICVLLSPSIYVVQSETALYVVEAVYRVFLTLVFYIACVGIVDSYPANLRCTAHGLIMSVAYMGGAIVRGLWAAPPAAAAVLCAVCAVAAAASAARVR; from the exons ATGGCGGAGAAACAGGCGTGCCTCGTGCGCGCTCGCTCTGACTCCGACTCGCCCAAGAGCTTCGGGTCCATAGCTCGCACCATGGCTTACACAGAGGACAGACTGACTG acGGATCAGGTGAGCCGGGTGCAGTCAGCATGACTGTCAATCCACCAGAACCCATGGACAATGAGAGTGGAGAGCTCATAGACTACAGCGACACCAGCGCCTTAGACCAGTTCCACGAGGACGCGCTGCGACAG GCCGGCTGCGGTATAGCCCAACTGAAGGTGTATCTAGCATGCAGCCTCGCGCTCGCCGGCGCGACCTTGGAACTTTCGGCGGTGCCCTTCGTGCTACCCTCGTGTGAGATCGAGCTGTGCATACTGCCACACGAGAAGAATTGGCTTG TGCTGATCAGCCTGGTGGGCGGGTCGCTGGGCGGCGCGGGCTGGGGCGCGCTGGGCGGGCGGCTGGGCCGGCGCCGCGCGCTGCTGTCGGCGCTGGCCGTCAACGCCGTGTTCGCCGCCGTGGCCGCCTTCATGCCCACCTACGGCACCTTCATGATGGCCCG ATTCTGCTCGGCCATTGGTTCAGGGGGGCTGGTGCCGACGTGCTACGCCTACTGCCACGAGCTGTCcccgcggccgccgcgccgccgcctgCTGGCCGCGCTGGTGGCGGCGCACGGCGTGGGCGCCCTGCTGGCGGCTGCCCTCGCACATGCTGTGCTACCACCGACTGGAGCTGATGCTTTGTTAGACGATAAGGAGCATTTCTCTGCGTGGCACAG gtatttgCTGTTGTGTACGTTGCCAATCCTCGCATCGCTCGTGTCTCTGATATGGGCGCAAGAATCGCCGCGGTACTTGCTCGATGTCGGCAGGGAAGTTGACGCCATGCTCGTTTATCAG AGCATCCACAGCAGCAACCAGGCGGGCTGGTGCGTGTCGGGCGCGGCGGAGTGCCGGCCCGGGGCGCTGCAGCTGCCTCCGAAACGACCCGCCGCGCTTCACTACGTGCGCCACACCGTCAAGATG TTCTGGCAAGCCTACTTCCAGCTGTTTTCGAGTGCGTACAGAAACACTACGTTTTCTCTCGGCGGGGTGATGCTCTTCTCCATGGCTATTCAG TTCTTCCTAGCCTCACACATACCTTCAGCCGTCCTGTCCATCGAGAACCAAGAATTCGAAGCGTCGAAAGTAATAATCGAAAACACGACATACGAGAACCGGCACTTCAACGAGACGCTCGAAAACGTCGAATATCGGAACGTGACGTTCAATAAATGCACGTTCAGAGATATGATGCTATCACACGTGGCGTTTAGGAACTGTTCGTTCTTCGATGTGGCGTTTTCTAATATCAAGACCTCTTATGCGTACTTCACTGGCTCGCTGTTTGTTAATACTAC CATAATTGACACAGACATAACAGTGGGGCGCGAGATCGACGCGTGGTCCGAGCTGCGCCACTCCACCGTGCGCGGCATGCGCCTCGCCTGCCTGCGCGAGGCGCCGCTCACGTGGCGCCTCGCCGGCGCGCTGAGGGAACAGGCCCACGCGGCGCTAGCTACTATATTAGCTGGCTTATTTGCCGCTATTTTTGCCCCTACGCTGGCTTTAAGCGGGAAATTTTCACCTaaag tgatCCTTTGCGCGATATGTGTCTTGCTGTCTCCCTCTATATACGTGGTGcagagcgagacagcgctatacGTGGTGGAGGCCGTATACAGGGTGTTCCTGACTCTGGTGTTCTACATAGCTTGCGTGGGGATCGTGGACTCATATCCTGCTAATTTGAG ATGCACAGCCCACGGGCTAATAATGTCGGTGGCGTACATGGGCGGAGCAATAGTGCGGGGGCTGTgggccgcgccgcccgccgccgccgccgtcttGTGCGCCGTCTGTgctgtcgccgccgccgccagcgcggccCGCGTCAGATAG
- the LOC133532109 gene encoding synaptic vesicle glycoprotein 2A-like isoform X3 yields the protein MAYTEDRLTDGSGEPGAVSMTVNPPEPMDNESGELIDYSDTSALDQFHEDALRQAGCGIAQLKVYLACSLALAGATLELSAVPFVLPSCEIELCILPHEKNWLVLISLVGGSLGGAGWGALGGRLGRRRALLSALAVNAVFAAVAAFMPTYGTFMMARFCSAIGSGGLVPTCYAYCHELSPRPPRRRLLAALVAAHGVGALLAAALAHAVLPPTGADALLDDKEHFSAWHRYLLLCTLPILASLVSLIWAQESPRYLLDVGREVDAMLVYQSIHSSNQAGWCVSGAAECRPGALQLPPKRPAALHYVRHTVKMFWQAYFQLFSSAYRNTTFSLGGVMLFSMAIQFFLASHIPSAVLSIENQEFEASKVIIENTTYENRHFNETLENVEYRNVTFNKCTFRDMMLSHVAFRNCSFFDVAFSNIKTSYAYFTGSLFVNTTIIDTDITVGREIDAWSELRHSTVRGMRLACLREAPLTWRLAGALREQAHAALATILAGLFAAIFAPTLALSGKFSPKVILCAICVLLSPSIYVVQSETALYVVEAVYRVFLTLVFYIACVGIVDSYPANLRCTAHGLIMSVAYMGGAIVRGLWAAPPAAAAVLCAVCAVAAAASAARVR from the exons ATGGCTTACACAGAGGACAGACTGACTG acGGATCAGGTGAGCCGGGTGCAGTCAGCATGACTGTCAATCCACCAGAACCCATGGACAATGAGAGTGGAGAGCTCATAGACTACAGCGACACCAGCGCCTTAGACCAGTTCCACGAGGACGCGCTGCGACAG GCCGGCTGCGGTATAGCCCAACTGAAGGTGTATCTAGCATGCAGCCTCGCGCTCGCCGGCGCGACCTTGGAACTTTCGGCGGTGCCCTTCGTGCTACCCTCGTGTGAGATCGAGCTGTGCATACTGCCACACGAGAAGAATTGGCTTG TGCTGATCAGCCTGGTGGGCGGGTCGCTGGGCGGCGCGGGCTGGGGCGCGCTGGGCGGGCGGCTGGGCCGGCGCCGCGCGCTGCTGTCGGCGCTGGCCGTCAACGCCGTGTTCGCCGCCGTGGCCGCCTTCATGCCCACCTACGGCACCTTCATGATGGCCCG ATTCTGCTCGGCCATTGGTTCAGGGGGGCTGGTGCCGACGTGCTACGCCTACTGCCACGAGCTGTCcccgcggccgccgcgccgccgcctgCTGGCCGCGCTGGTGGCGGCGCACGGCGTGGGCGCCCTGCTGGCGGCTGCCCTCGCACATGCTGTGCTACCACCGACTGGAGCTGATGCTTTGTTAGACGATAAGGAGCATTTCTCTGCGTGGCACAG gtatttgCTGTTGTGTACGTTGCCAATCCTCGCATCGCTCGTGTCTCTGATATGGGCGCAAGAATCGCCGCGGTACTTGCTCGATGTCGGCAGGGAAGTTGACGCCATGCTCGTTTATCAG AGCATCCACAGCAGCAACCAGGCGGGCTGGTGCGTGTCGGGCGCGGCGGAGTGCCGGCCCGGGGCGCTGCAGCTGCCTCCGAAACGACCCGCCGCGCTTCACTACGTGCGCCACACCGTCAAGATG TTCTGGCAAGCCTACTTCCAGCTGTTTTCGAGTGCGTACAGAAACACTACGTTTTCTCTCGGCGGGGTGATGCTCTTCTCCATGGCTATTCAG TTCTTCCTAGCCTCACACATACCTTCAGCCGTCCTGTCCATCGAGAACCAAGAATTCGAAGCGTCGAAAGTAATAATCGAAAACACGACATACGAGAACCGGCACTTCAACGAGACGCTCGAAAACGTCGAATATCGGAACGTGACGTTCAATAAATGCACGTTCAGAGATATGATGCTATCACACGTGGCGTTTAGGAACTGTTCGTTCTTCGATGTGGCGTTTTCTAATATCAAGACCTCTTATGCGTACTTCACTGGCTCGCTGTTTGTTAATACTAC CATAATTGACACAGACATAACAGTGGGGCGCGAGATCGACGCGTGGTCCGAGCTGCGCCACTCCACCGTGCGCGGCATGCGCCTCGCCTGCCTGCGCGAGGCGCCGCTCACGTGGCGCCTCGCCGGCGCGCTGAGGGAACAGGCCCACGCGGCGCTAGCTACTATATTAGCTGGCTTATTTGCCGCTATTTTTGCCCCTACGCTGGCTTTAAGCGGGAAATTTTCACCTaaag tgatCCTTTGCGCGATATGTGTCTTGCTGTCTCCCTCTATATACGTGGTGcagagcgagacagcgctatacGTGGTGGAGGCCGTATACAGGGTGTTCCTGACTCTGGTGTTCTACATAGCTTGCGTGGGGATCGTGGACTCATATCCTGCTAATTTGAG ATGCACAGCCCACGGGCTAATAATGTCGGTGGCGTACATGGGCGGAGCAATAGTGCGGGGGCTGTgggccgcgccgcccgccgccgccgccgtcttGTGCGCCGTCTGTgctgtcgccgccgccgccagcgcggccCGCGTCAGATAG
- the LOC133532109 gene encoding synaptic vesicle glycoprotein 2A-like isoform X4 gives MAEEQACLVRARSDSDSPKSFGSIARTMAYTEDRLTGKSYGSGEPGAVSMTVNPPEPMDNESGELIDYSDTSALDQFHEDALRQAGCGIAQLKVYLACSLALAGATLELSAVPFVLPSCEIELCILPHEKNWLVLISLVGGSLGGAGWGALGGRLGRRRALLSALAVNAVFAAVAAFMPTYGTFMMARFCSAIGSGGLVPTCYAYCHELSPRPPRRRLLAALVAAHGVGALLAAALAHAVLPPTGADALLDDKEHFSAWHRYLLLCTLPILASLVSLIWAQESPRYLLDVGREVDAMLVYQSIHSSNQAGWCVSGAAECRPGALQLPPKRPAALHYVRHTVKMFWQAYFQLFSSAYRNTTFSLGGVMLFSMAIQFFLASHIPSAVLSIENQEFEASKVIIENTTYENRHFNETLENVEYRNVTFNKCTFRDMMLSHVAFRNCSFFDVAFSNIKTSYAYFTGSLFVNTTIIDTDITVGREIDAWSELRHSTVRGMRLACLREAPLTWRLAGALREQAHAALATILAGLFAAIFAPTLALSGKFSPKVILCAICVLLSPSIYVVQSETALYVVEAVYRVFLTLVFYIACVGIVDSYPANLRCTAHGLIMSVAYMGGAIVRGLWAAPPAAAAVLCAVCAVAAAASAARVR, from the exons acGGATCAGGTGAGCCGGGTGCAGTCAGCATGACTGTCAATCCACCAGAACCCATGGACAATGAGAGTGGAGAGCTCATAGACTACAGCGACACCAGCGCCTTAGACCAGTTCCACGAGGACGCGCTGCGACAG GCCGGCTGCGGTATAGCCCAACTGAAGGTGTATCTAGCATGCAGCCTCGCGCTCGCCGGCGCGACCTTGGAACTTTCGGCGGTGCCCTTCGTGCTACCCTCGTGTGAGATCGAGCTGTGCATACTGCCACACGAGAAGAATTGGCTTG TGCTGATCAGCCTGGTGGGCGGGTCGCTGGGCGGCGCGGGCTGGGGCGCGCTGGGCGGGCGGCTGGGCCGGCGCCGCGCGCTGCTGTCGGCGCTGGCCGTCAACGCCGTGTTCGCCGCCGTGGCCGCCTTCATGCCCACCTACGGCACCTTCATGATGGCCCG ATTCTGCTCGGCCATTGGTTCAGGGGGGCTGGTGCCGACGTGCTACGCCTACTGCCACGAGCTGTCcccgcggccgccgcgccgccgcctgCTGGCCGCGCTGGTGGCGGCGCACGGCGTGGGCGCCCTGCTGGCGGCTGCCCTCGCACATGCTGTGCTACCACCGACTGGAGCTGATGCTTTGTTAGACGATAAGGAGCATTTCTCTGCGTGGCACAG gtatttgCTGTTGTGTACGTTGCCAATCCTCGCATCGCTCGTGTCTCTGATATGGGCGCAAGAATCGCCGCGGTACTTGCTCGATGTCGGCAGGGAAGTTGACGCCATGCTCGTTTATCAG AGCATCCACAGCAGCAACCAGGCGGGCTGGTGCGTGTCGGGCGCGGCGGAGTGCCGGCCCGGGGCGCTGCAGCTGCCTCCGAAACGACCCGCCGCGCTTCACTACGTGCGCCACACCGTCAAGATG TTCTGGCAAGCCTACTTCCAGCTGTTTTCGAGTGCGTACAGAAACACTACGTTTTCTCTCGGCGGGGTGATGCTCTTCTCCATGGCTATTCAG TTCTTCCTAGCCTCACACATACCTTCAGCCGTCCTGTCCATCGAGAACCAAGAATTCGAAGCGTCGAAAGTAATAATCGAAAACACGACATACGAGAACCGGCACTTCAACGAGACGCTCGAAAACGTCGAATATCGGAACGTGACGTTCAATAAATGCACGTTCAGAGATATGATGCTATCACACGTGGCGTTTAGGAACTGTTCGTTCTTCGATGTGGCGTTTTCTAATATCAAGACCTCTTATGCGTACTTCACTGGCTCGCTGTTTGTTAATACTAC CATAATTGACACAGACATAACAGTGGGGCGCGAGATCGACGCGTGGTCCGAGCTGCGCCACTCCACCGTGCGCGGCATGCGCCTCGCCTGCCTGCGCGAGGCGCCGCTCACGTGGCGCCTCGCCGGCGCGCTGAGGGAACAGGCCCACGCGGCGCTAGCTACTATATTAGCTGGCTTATTTGCCGCTATTTTTGCCCCTACGCTGGCTTTAAGCGGGAAATTTTCACCTaaag tgatCCTTTGCGCGATATGTGTCTTGCTGTCTCCCTCTATATACGTGGTGcagagcgagacagcgctatacGTGGTGGAGGCCGTATACAGGGTGTTCCTGACTCTGGTGTTCTACATAGCTTGCGTGGGGATCGTGGACTCATATCCTGCTAATTTGAG ATGCACAGCCCACGGGCTAATAATGTCGGTGGCGTACATGGGCGGAGCAATAGTGCGGGGGCTGTgggccgcgccgcccgccgccgccgccgtcttGTGCGCCGTCTGTgctgtcgccgccgccgccagcgcggccCGCGTCAGATAG